The Pseudanabaena sp. ABRG5-3 genome includes the window TATTCACCATCGCCTTGGGCAGACATTCCATCACGGTAGTAGGCAAAGGCTTCTTTTTCTTTCTGACTTGCAGGAAAGAGTTTTAAAATCGTGTCAGCAATAACGGTAAAGGTTTGATCGACGAAGTTGTCATTACGTTGCGATCTAGGCATAGTTCTTTATTAAATTGGCAGTCAGTTGTTAACCAGCATATCAAATAAAGATGTAGGGGTAATTCAGGAATTACCTCAGATGCATTAGTAGTCAGTTATGTTAGCTAAAAAGCAGAAGAAAGTTGCCGTGCAACTCTACTTCTGCTTTTTAGCTAGAAGCGCTTGTATAAAATCTCAGTGCAAATTTCCAGAATTTATTTGAAGAATAAAGCAAGACGATCGCTAAAAAGCTAGCCCCAATAATCCAGACTGCTTCACCACGTCCTAGCAAAGCTTCCGCAGGTACAGTAGTCAAAAAAGCGATCGGGACAACGAAGGTAAAAAAGAAACGGTAAGAAGCAGGATAAGCTGCCATCGGATACCTGCCAGCCTCCATTAGCCCCCGCAGAACCTCGGTAACGTTATAAATTTTTACAAACCAGATACTAGTTGCCCCCAACATAAACCAAATGCTATAGAGGCTGATAAAACCAAAGGTGAGAGGAATTAAAGTCAACAGATAATTACTAAGTGCTAAACCGAGCTTACTGCCTGCATAGAGCAAAATACAAAAGCCAAAAACGAGGTTAGGAAATCCCCAAGGCGAAATTACCCTTGCTGATAGCCAAAACTGGCTACTGATTGGCTTTAATAGGACAAAATCTAATGTACCGTTCTGGACATGCTCAACGATTTTACTGAGATTTGGGGCTAGAAATGTGGTCGAAAATCCTTCGAGGATCGTGAAGATGCCAAGGACAACCATCGCCTCCTCCCATCGCCATCCCGCAAAGGTGTAACCATTGCGGTAAAACAAAAACAACCCAAACAAGCTGCCTGCTAAGTTGCCAATACTGCTGATGGCGGCGATCGCAAAATTAATTCGATATTCCAGTTCAGCAGCGATCGCCGTTGACCAGAACAGCTTAAGGGTATGTAGATATCTACTCATAATTTAATTTTGCATTAGAAACAGCCAAGAATGAAGACAACACCCTTGGCTATTTCTAATTTGAGCAATTAATTAGGCTCTAGGCGTAGCCACGACCTCTAGGGCGATCGTTAGTACGTTCACCACGAGGCTTAGCCTTATTAACGCGCAGGGTACGTCCCAGCCATTCAGCCTCATTAAGTGCAGCGATCGCAGCTTCTTCCTGAGCATCATCCTCCATATCCACAAAGGCGAAGCCCCGAACCCGACCTGTTTCTTGGTCGGTAGGCAATTGCACACGCTTTACAGTGCCGTAGTCTGAGAAAACGCTTGTCAAATCATCCTTAGCAGCTTGATAAGACAAATTTCCAACGTAAATAGTCACAGTCAGTTCGCTCCAAAAAAGAGATCGATATAATAATTTAGCCAGTCTTCGGAAAAGACTCGCTCGATCCGAGATCTCACAAATCCAACCTAAATTTCAGCTTTGATATAAGTTTACCGTTTACCCGCAACAATTTGCGTAGGCTGTATTACAAAGCTTTGTATAAGTGATGATATGCAGATATCAAAGTGGACAAAAAAACAAATTCCTTACTAGAAGCGGTATTTATGGCAATTTGCGATCGCCTATAAGCCTGTTTTTCTGAGCTTAAATTCAAATTTCTTTCCAAAGGTATAGGTTAAATTAACTAGGCAATTTGAGATCTTTTACTAAATTTCAGCTTATTTGACAGAATATGAAAATAATTTGAAAAATAGTTTTAAGACTTCTCTGCCAAAACCATCAAAACAATATTGATAATTTATAGATATTACAAACTAAGTAGCTAGGCATAATTAAAAACCAGAGCCAAAACCTGTGGCGCACGCGCAGCGTGCGCCACAGGTTTTGGGGTTTTATATTTAATTGCACCCACCTACTTATATAAAAATTTACAGAAAATCATGAATGGACGTAATCAGTTATTGTCTCTTGCCCTGATCGCCTTAACCTCTAGCTTAGGCGCTTGGGTTTCACCATTAGCCAGTCAAACACCAACGCCAACTTTAAAGTCCCAAGGTGGTATCCAAATTACATTGCAAGCAAAAATTAACCCCAAACTAGGGATTAACACAATTACACCGCAAGCTATGGAACAAGCCAAGCTGGTCTTAGAAAGGCGCATTAGTGGTTTAGGCATTGCTGAAGCAGTAGTTACGATTGGTGATCACAACCAGTTGCTTGTGAAGTTGCCAAGGTTTAATGCTCCTAATCTAGCTAAGAGAGTAATTGCTACAACTGGTCAGCTTGATTTTCGTAAGCAAAAGAAAGGTACGGAAAGTGAACTGAGCGCAAAACTACAGGTTCTACAGGAGGCGAAGCTTCAGCGCGAAGCTCTTAAAAATTCTGGTGATCAAAAGGCGATCGCTGAAAATGAAACTATATATAAAAAGAGCCTTGAAGATCTCAAGAGTATCTTTGAAAGTACAGGCTTAACGGGCGATATGCTCAAAGATGCTGTTGCATCACCACTTGATCGTAGTTCTGAGACTTGGCAAATTGTCCTAACTTTTGATGCTCAAGGTGGTGATTTATTTGCAAAAGTCACTGGCGAAATTGCTGGTACTGGTCGTGCCTTAGGCATTTTCTTAGACGATCAATTAATTAGTTTTCCAATCGTTAGTCCCGAATTTCAAGGAAAAGGCATTACAGGCGGGCGAGCCATCATTACAGGGAACTTTACTTTAGATTCCGCAACTGAATTAGCTTTGCAGATACGCTCAGGCGCATTGCCTTTTCCTCTTGAAATTATTGATTCC containing:
- a CDS encoding ABC transporter permease — encoded protein: MSRYLHTLKLFWSTAIAAELEYRINFAIAAISSIGNLAGSLFGLFLFYRNGYTFAGWRWEEAMVVLGIFTILEGFSTTFLAPNLSKIVEHVQNGTLDFVLLKPISSQFWLSARVISPWGFPNLVFGFCILLYAGSKLGLALSNYLLTLIPLTFGFISLYSIWFMLGATSIWFVKIYNVTEVLRGLMEAGRYPMAAYPASYRFFFTFVVPIAFLTTVPAEALLGRGEAVWIIGASFLAIVLLYSSNKFWKFALRFYTSASS
- a CDS encoding RNA recognition motif domain-containing protein, with protein sequence MTIYVGNLSYQAAKDDLTSVFSDYGTVKRVQLPTDQETGRVRGFAFVDMEDDAQEEAAIAALNEAEWLGRTLRVNKAKPRGERTNDRPRGRGYA
- the secD gene encoding preprotein translocase subunit SecD, giving the protein MNGRNQLLSLALIALTSSLGAWVSPLASQTPTPTLKSQGGIQITLQAKINPKLGINTITPQAMEQAKLVLERRISGLGIAEAVVTIGDHNQLLVKLPRFNAPNLAKRVIATTGQLDFRKQKKGTESELSAKLQVLQEAKLQREALKNSGDQKAIAENETIYKKSLEDLKSIFESTGLTGDMLKDAVASPLDRSSETWQIVLTFDAQGGDLFAKVTGEIAGTGRALGIFLDDQLISFPIVSPEFQGKGITGGRAIITGNFTLDSATELALQIRSGALPFPLEIIDSRSF